One window of the Triticum dicoccoides isolate Atlit2015 ecotype Zavitan chromosome 3B, WEW_v2.0, whole genome shotgun sequence genome contains the following:
- the LOC119281547 gene encoding RHOMBOID-like protein 12, mitochondrial, giving the protein MAMRRRLPQFQALLAQQALRSAFPKPRPLPSPHSRLLHCPSTPAAASSSPLSHSLWRSPGSAGTLLPVSAAAVAAAARAAARAAAKRWLTARAAGSLELFSLQRRRSSDLLSSSSTFLRRVPWGRWLPSADGMVLMLMGANVAVYMLWHMASPDFMKEHFSISLDNLKSGRLHTLLTNAFSHYDSGHLFGNMMSLYFFGSSVTQIKLEYTHNVLSVTQTRPYIIQMESLLFSPF; this is encoded by the exons ATGGCGATGCGGAGGAGGCTGCCGCAGTTCCAGGCCCTCCTCGCGCAGCAAGCCCTCCGCAGCGCCTTCCCAAAACCCAGACCCCTACCCAGCCCTCACAGCCGCCTCCTCCACTGCCCCTCCACGCCAGCAGCCGCCTCCAGCTCCCCGCTGTCCCACTCCCTCTGGCGCAGCCCAGGCAGCGCCGGTACGCTCCTGCCGGTCAGCGCGGCGGCCGTTGCGGCGGCCGCCCGGGCCGCCGCCCGGGCCGCCGCCAAGCGGTGGCTGACCGCGCGCGCCGCTGGGTCGCTCGAGCTCTTCTCGCTGCAGCGGAGGAGGTCCTCGGACTTGCTCTCTTCGTCCTCCACATTCCTCCGCCGCGTACCCTG GGGGCGCTGGCTACCATCAGCAGACGGGATGGTGTTGATGCTTATGGGCGCGAATGTGGCCGTCTACATGCTCTGGCACATGGCCAGTCCGGATTTCATGAAGGAACATTTCTCG ATTTCGCTGGACAATCTCAAGAGCGGGCGGTTGCACACATTGCTCACTAATGCCTTCAGCCACTATGACTCAGGTCACCTCTTCGGCAATATGATGAGTCTCTACTTCTTCGGTTCAAGT GTGACACAAATCAAATTGGAATACACACACAATGTTCTATCAGTAACACAAACCAGGCCATATATAATACAAATGGAGAGCTTGCTGTTTTCTCCTTTCTGA